Proteins encoded within one genomic window of Deltaproteobacteria bacterium:
- a CDS encoding 1-(5-phosphoribosyl)-5-((5-phosphoribosylamino)methylideneamino)imidazole-4-carboxamide isomerase (catalyzes the formation of 5-(5-phospho-1-deoxyribulos-1-ylamino)methylideneamino-l-(5-hosphoribosyl)imidazole-4-carboxamide from 1-(5-phosphoribosyl)-5-[(5-phosphoribosylamino)methylideneamino] imidazole-4-carboxamide): protein RDLETARAYMDSGVERLIIGTLALQDRDAFAGLCRAFPGRVGVSLDARDGRLKTKGWVEDAGLTVGDVVPGLMEAGCAFFVYTDISRDGMQSGVNLRAMEELLGLSGVPVLAAGGVSTLADIKALAPLAERGLEGVITGKAIYEGTLDLAKALVWLRSR, encoded by the coding sequence CGGGATCTGGAGACGGCCCGGGCCTACATGGACAGCGGGGTGGAACGGCTGATCATCGGGACCCTGGCCCTGCAGGACAGGGATGCCTTCGCAGGCCTCTGTCGGGCCTTTCCCGGGAGGGTTGGAGTGTCCCTGGACGCTCGGGACGGCCGTTTGAAGACCAAGGGCTGGGTGGAAGACGCCGGTCTGACCGTCGGGGACGTCGTTCCGGGTCTCATGGAGGCGGGGTGTGCCTTTTTCGTGTACACGGACATCTCCCGGGACGGAATGCAGTCCGGAGTCAACCTGCGGGCCATGGAAGAACTTCTGGGCCTGAGCGGGGTACCGGTTCTGGCCGCGGGCGGGGTGTCAACACTGGCTGACATCAAGGCCCTCGCCCCTCTGGCCGAGCGTGGCCTGGAAGGGGTCATCACCGGCAAGGCCATCTACGAGGGCACCCTGGATCTGGCCAAGGCCTTGGTGTGGCTGCGATCCCGCTAG